One segment of Herbaspirillum hiltneri N3 DNA contains the following:
- a CDS encoding L-lactate permease, whose protein sequence is MFQQIYDPVNGSLFASALCAMLPLLSMFVMLGWLKISPHVSAAISLLICAVVAGFIYGMPWATVANVGVYGAVFSVLTVLWIIVNAIWLYNLTVRSGHFAVLRDSFALISDDPRIQAILIAFSFGALIEALAGAGTPVAIAGAMLVAIGLHPLKAAVIALVADTAPVAFGALAVPITTLAQVTGLSFEELGHHVGRQTPVVAAFVPLALVWIMDGKRGLRQTWPAAVVAGVAFGAAQWISASHFSVVLADVVGALASAAGVMVLLKFWKPTKLPADAFQNDVTKQAEHIAIGHSRKQLMLAYAPYLLIIAIFTVVQFGLVQKWLGVGTFKFAWPGLAISTQEGKSIGTMFTLNSLSAAGSLLLLAGVISAMMLKVSARAAVETYGKTLVQMRWAVPTVLCVMALAFIMNYSGQTATLGRWLAGTGSAFAFLSPVIGWIGVAVTGSDNSANALFGALQVAAAHETGLSPALLAAANASGGVLGKMISPQSLAVGAAAVGIIGQEGLIFRKVIGWSLFFLLMMATLVYLQSTPVLSWML, encoded by the coding sequence ATGTTTCAACAAATTTACGATCCCGTCAACGGATCGCTGTTCGCGTCTGCGCTATGCGCGATGCTGCCGTTGCTGTCGATGTTCGTGATGCTCGGCTGGCTGAAGATTTCGCCGCATGTATCGGCTGCGATTTCGTTGTTGATCTGCGCCGTGGTGGCGGGCTTCATCTATGGCATGCCATGGGCGACAGTCGCCAATGTCGGTGTCTACGGCGCGGTGTTCAGCGTGCTGACCGTGTTGTGGATCATCGTCAACGCGATCTGGTTGTACAACCTGACGGTGCGCTCGGGCCACTTTGCGGTGTTGCGCGACAGCTTTGCGCTGATCAGCGACGATCCGCGCATCCAGGCGATCCTGATTGCATTTAGTTTCGGTGCGCTGATTGAAGCGCTGGCCGGCGCCGGCACGCCGGTGGCAATCGCCGGCGCGATGCTCGTGGCGATCGGCCTGCATCCTTTGAAGGCCGCCGTGATTGCACTGGTGGCCGATACTGCGCCCGTGGCGTTCGGCGCGCTGGCGGTACCGATCACAACGCTGGCGCAAGTGACCGGCCTGTCGTTCGAAGAGCTGGGGCATCACGTCGGACGCCAGACGCCGGTGGTCGCGGCTTTTGTGCCGCTGGCGCTGGTGTGGATCATGGACGGCAAGCGCGGTCTGCGCCAGACCTGGCCGGCGGCAGTGGTGGCGGGAGTTGCTTTCGGCGCGGCGCAATGGATCAGCGCAAGCCATTTCTCGGTGGTGCTGGCCGACGTGGTGGGCGCGCTGGCTTCGGCTGCCGGCGTGATGGTGCTGCTGAAATTCTGGAAGCCGACGAAGTTGCCCGCCGACGCGTTCCAGAACGACGTCACCAAGCAGGCCGAGCATATAGCTATCGGTCACTCGCGCAAGCAACTGATGCTGGCCTATGCGCCGTACCTGCTGATCATTGCGATCTTTACCGTGGTGCAGTTCGGCCTGGTGCAGAAGTGGCTGGGGGTAGGCACCTTCAAGTTCGCCTGGCCGGGTCTGGCTATCAGTACGCAGGAAGGCAAGTCCATCGGCACCATGTTCACGCTCAACAGCTTGTCGGCAGCCGGCTCGTTGCTGCTGCTGGCCGGCGTGATCAGTGCGATGATGCTGAAAGTATCGGCGCGTGCTGCGGTGGAAACCTACGGCAAGACGCTGGTGCAGATGCGCTGGGCGGTGCCGACGGTGCTGTGCGTGATGGCGCTGGCCTTCATCATGAATTATTCAGGCCAGACCGCGACCTTGGGGCGCTGGCTGGCGGGGACGGGATCGGCGTTTGCCTTCCTGTCGCCGGTGATCGGTTGGATCGGCGTGGCGGTGACCGGCTCGGACAATTCTGCCAACGCCCTGTTCGGCGCTTTGCAGGTGGCGGCGGCGCATGAGACCGGCTTGTCGCCGGCGCTGCTGGCGGCGGCCAATGCCTCCGGCGGCGTGCTCGGCAAGATGATTTCTCCGCAGAGCCTGGCGGTGGGTGCAGCGGCGGTCGGCATCATCGGGCAGGAAGGCCTGATCTTCCGCAAAGTGATCGGCTGGAGTCTATTCTTCCTGCTGATGATGGCGACGCTGGTGTATCTGCAATCGACGCCGGTGCTGTCGTGGATGCTGTAA
- a CDS encoding porin, with amino-acid sequence MIGAVAVPAMLAGAQVHAQSKLEIYGLISGGVGYLTNQGGPHNLEALSGTNQNPRIGFRGQEDLGGGSKAIFNLENGFNVMTGAAAQNGRLFGRLSYVGLSNTDFGTLTLGRQYEAVKDYLGPVVIASNGVHIGDNDNGYNNLRAQNSVKYISPTFSNFNVTALYGFGEAAGDASINRVMSIGSGYKSERFKWAVAYTQMDTPNSSKSPDGAMSNDYASSLLIFNKSAVNSTIGVRKQRIAGTGGFYTVGNTDFGVMYSNVKYDYLDNTKLTLQNLDLNLVNHFTQALNLGASYFYTVGKYDTINTNPKWHQFNFQADYFLSKRTDVAITYSYQIAAGDAKNATIFGFPSSSDKHQGVLMIGMRHVF; translated from the coding sequence ATGATCGGCGCAGTCGCAGTGCCAGCAATGCTGGCCGGGGCTCAGGTGCATGCACAAAGCAAACTGGAAATTTACGGACTGATTTCGGGCGGCGTCGGCTATCTCACCAACCAGGGCGGTCCGCATAATCTGGAAGCGCTGAGCGGCACCAACCAGAATCCGCGCATCGGTTTCCGCGGCCAGGAAGATCTGGGCGGCGGCTCCAAGGCCATCTTCAATTTGGAGAACGGCTTCAACGTGATGACCGGCGCAGCGGCGCAAAACGGCCGCCTGTTCGGCCGCCTGTCGTATGTCGGCCTGAGCAATACCGACTTCGGCACGCTGACGCTGGGACGCCAGTATGAAGCCGTCAAGGACTACCTCGGCCCGGTCGTGATCGCCAGCAACGGCGTGCACATCGGCGACAATGACAACGGCTACAACAACCTGCGCGCGCAGAATTCGGTCAAGTACATCAGCCCGACATTCAGCAACTTCAACGTCACCGCACTCTACGGTTTCGGCGAAGCGGCGGGCGACGCCAGCATCAACCGCGTCATGAGCATCGGCTCGGGTTACAAGAGCGAGCGCTTCAAGTGGGCCGTCGCCTACACCCAGATGGACACGCCGAACAGCAGCAAGAGCCCGGACGGTGCGATGAGCAACGACTACGCCAGCTCGCTGCTCATCTTCAACAAGAGCGCGGTCAACAGCACCATCGGCGTGCGCAAGCAGCGCATCGCGGGCACCGGCGGTTTCTACACGGTTGGCAACACCGATTTTGGCGTGATGTACAGCAACGTCAAGTACGACTACCTGGACAACACCAAGCTGACGCTGCAAAACCTGGACCTGAATCTGGTGAATCACTTCACGCAGGCTTTGAACCTGGGAGCATCCTATTTCTACACCGTCGGCAAGTACGACACCATCAACACCAATCCGAAGTGGCATCAGTTCAACTTCCAGGCCGACTACTTCCTGTCCAAGCGCACCGACGTCGCGATCACCTACAGCTACCAGATCGCTGCGGGCGACGCCAAGAACGCAACGATCTTCGGCTTCCCCTCGTCCAGCGACAAGCACCAGGGTGTCCTGATGATCGGCATGCGCCACGTGTTTTAA
- a CDS encoding ABC transporter substrate-binding protein, which translates to MLKKASLAGLGLSLVTGLLSLTAASAHAEKRTLVLSAYPIAQPLFAKYVYTPFKEKCGCEIVVETGNNADRIAKLDARRDNPVVDLVLLSDFGMLEAARKGLIQPLDYGRLKNYGQIYNFARNPIGGNFAVGYTIYSVGLVYRTDKIKSLASWKDLWRADMKGHLSLPDVSTTQGPLALQMADIAWNGKGDDFATGMQKILDIRNNVVTFSKNSAQLSSLFAQDEIWAAPVARFTWAQLAKTGLPLKWSIPTEGQAAGMNVMGIVNKSRNADLAYQLIDFWLSKEVQTALAMDLVDSPVNTQVVLPKDKAEFNTYGADHIASLKFVKPETLLKHRSSWMEQWNKGISK; encoded by the coding sequence ATTTTGAAAAAAGCATCACTGGCGGGTCTGGGTCTGAGCCTCGTTACGGGTTTGCTCAGCCTGACCGCCGCGTCTGCCCATGCCGAGAAGCGTACCCTGGTCCTGTCGGCCTATCCGATTGCCCAGCCGCTGTTTGCCAAATACGTCTATACGCCGTTCAAGGAAAAATGCGGCTGTGAAATCGTGGTTGAAACCGGCAACAACGCCGACCGCATCGCCAAGCTCGATGCGCGTCGCGACAATCCCGTGGTCGACCTGGTGCTGCTGTCGGACTTCGGCATGCTGGAAGCCGCGCGCAAGGGCCTGATCCAGCCGCTGGACTATGGCCGGCTGAAGAACTACGGGCAGATCTACAATTTCGCCAGGAATCCGATCGGCGGCAACTTCGCCGTTGGCTACACCATCTATTCGGTCGGCCTGGTGTATCGCACCGACAAGATCAAATCGCTGGCGTCGTGGAAAGACCTCTGGCGTGCTGACATGAAAGGCCATCTCTCCCTGCCTGATGTCAGCACGACCCAGGGGCCCCTGGCGCTGCAGATGGCGGATATCGCCTGGAACGGCAAGGGTGACGATTTCGCTACCGGCATGCAAAAGATTCTCGACATCAGGAACAACGTCGTGACCTTCTCCAAGAACAGCGCGCAGTTGTCGTCGCTGTTCGCCCAGGACGAAATCTGGGCGGCGCCGGTGGCGCGCTTCACCTGGGCGCAGCTGGCCAAGACCGGCTTGCCGCTGAAGTGGAGCATCCCCACCGAAGGCCAGGCCGCCGGGATGAACGTGATGGGCATCGTCAACAAGTCCAGGAATGCAGACCTGGCTTATCAGCTCATCGACTTCTGGCTCTCGAAGGAAGTACAGACCGCGCTGGCGATGGACCTGGTGGATTCGCCGGTCAACACGCAAGTCGTCCTGCCGAAGGACAAGGCCGAGTTCAACACTTACGGCGCCGATCACATCGCTTCGCTGAAATTCGTCAAACCGGAAACCCTGCTCAAGCATCGCTCGTCGTGGATGGAGCAGTGGAACAAGGGCATCAGCAAGTAG
- a CDS encoding SDR family NAD(P)-dependent oxidoreductase — MQDYKKLFDLSGKTAVVIGAASGIGKASAEAIGSLGAQVICADADLAGAEATAQEISALGLASATAMKIDAADGKDIEVLAQHALQLLGKIDIAVSTPALNIRKLIIDYTEEEYDRVMNLNMKGAFNFFRSFGRPMMKQGFGSIIACSSMRAVTIEPGLGVYAASKAGIAQLVKAFAAEMGPYGVRVNAITPSIIETKLTAPLKERADIFKTYAGHTVLNRWGQPSEVGSAAAFLASDAASYISGSSLLVDGGWTAIDGPPTGLTSTRPSE, encoded by the coding sequence ATGCAGGACTACAAGAAACTGTTCGACCTGAGCGGCAAGACCGCCGTGGTGATCGGCGCCGCCTCAGGTATCGGCAAGGCATCCGCCGAGGCCATCGGCAGCCTCGGCGCGCAGGTGATCTGCGCCGATGCCGACCTGGCCGGCGCAGAGGCCACGGCGCAGGAAATCTCGGCCCTCGGGTTGGCGTCGGCAACCGCGATGAAAATCGACGCCGCCGACGGCAAGGACATTGAGGTGCTGGCGCAGCATGCACTACAACTGCTCGGCAAGATCGACATCGCCGTCAGCACGCCGGCGCTCAACATTCGCAAGCTGATCATTGACTACACCGAAGAAGAATACGACCGCGTGATGAATCTGAACATGAAGGGCGCCTTCAATTTCTTCCGCAGCTTTGGGCGGCCGATGATGAAGCAGGGTTTTGGCAGCATCATTGCATGCTCGTCAATGCGCGCCGTAACGATCGAGCCGGGACTGGGCGTGTATGCCGCGTCCAAGGCCGGCATCGCACAACTGGTGAAAGCCTTTGCTGCCGAGATGGGACCCTACGGCGTGCGCGTCAACGCCATCACGCCGAGCATCATCGAGACCAAGTTGACCGCGCCGCTCAAGGAGCGCGCGGACATCTTCAAGACCTACGCCGGCCACACCGTGCTCAATCGCTGGGGGCAACCGTCGGAAGTCGGTTCGGCTGCCGCCTTCCTGGCGTCGGACGCGGCCAGCTATATTTCTGGAAGTTCGCTGCTGGTGGATGGCGGCTGGACCGCGATCGATGGTCCGCCGACCGGGCTGACGTCCACGCGGCCATCGGAATAG
- a CDS encoding LysR family transcriptional regulator yields the protein MIKLTNKVTLRHLQAFATLAGTNSFSKAAEQLSVTQPALSASIKQLENQLGTKLFDRTTHQIALTAQGAVVLEYAKHLLNTATNTFDDIRHAIGTGRHRVRIGAIPSAVTLTAAVIARYNEAHDEHVEILLSDMPNDALLSSLHTGKLDFCVGIKPPDSMSLDTVTLFEDELVLIVSKNHPLSDSKEVHWRQMAGEEIVMFAQGSVWEFASAALLQHGLAASRRYQMVHSESLYGVVRSGIAVGIMPSLYTSYLRDDTLHVAPLRFPTLKRKIVLMRRNEVSRSEWTDHCFRELRNDLKQANHWF from the coding sequence ATGATCAAGCTCACCAACAAGGTCACGCTGCGCCACCTGCAGGCCTTCGCCACGCTCGCCGGCACCAACAGTTTCAGCAAGGCGGCGGAGCAGCTCTCGGTGACCCAGCCGGCGCTGAGCGCCTCGATCAAACAGCTGGAAAACCAGCTCGGCACCAAGCTGTTCGACCGCACCACGCATCAGATTGCGCTGACGGCGCAAGGCGCGGTGGTGCTGGAATACGCCAAGCACCTGCTCAATACCGCCACCAATACCTTCGACGACATCCGCCACGCCATCGGCACCGGCCGCCACCGCGTGCGCATCGGCGCTATTCCGTCGGCGGTGACGCTGACCGCCGCGGTCATCGCGCGCTACAACGAAGCGCACGACGAGCACGTCGAGATCCTGTTGTCGGATATGCCCAACGATGCACTGTTGTCATCCTTGCATACGGGCAAGCTGGATTTCTGCGTCGGCATCAAGCCGCCCGATTCCATGTCTCTCGATACGGTGACGCTGTTTGAGGATGAACTGGTGCTGATCGTGTCGAAAAACCACCCACTGTCGGACTCGAAAGAAGTCCATTGGCGCCAGATGGCCGGCGAGGAAATCGTGATGTTCGCGCAGGGCAGCGTGTGGGAATTCGCTTCTGCCGCGCTGCTGCAGCATGGCCTGGCGGCATCGCGCCGCTATCAGATGGTGCACAGCGAATCGCTGTACGGTGTGGTGCGCTCCGGCATCGCCGTTGGCATCATGCCGAGTCTGTACACCAGCTACCTGCGCGACGACACCTTGCATGTCGCCCCGCTGCGCTTCCCCACGCTCAAGCGCAAGATCGTGCTGATGCGGCGCAATGAAGTCAGCCGCAGCGAATGGACCGATCACTGCTTCCGAGAATTGCGCAATGACCTGAAACAGGCCAATCACTGGTTCTGA